The sequence GTCCAGACGGTCCTGCCAGTCCAGAAACTGAACGATCACAGGAACATATTCTCCCTTACAGGCAAGCATCTGAAGATAGACCTCTCGAGGAATGGGTTCAGGATAACCCGGCTAGAAGAAAGACAATTTTTATCAAACAAGGATTTAGCGCAGTCTAAACAAACTTCCGGTTGTGTACTTAAACTATGAAGTTGTTTTTAATTGAATGACAACACAAGCTACTTACGATGTCCATGTAATCCTTGATTACATGCTCTTTCTTCCTGACAATTTTCACTGCCACCtgatcaacaaaacaaaacaaaaaatggatTTGTATAAGCATTCATCCTGGACAGAACTCGactataatacatttacaacatTAAAGAGGACATAGGGTACATTAAGGTATGAAAAGAATAGGGCGagatataaataaaaagatgaAGACAAGacagaagaaaaagtaaaaaatcaaaCCTTCAAGCCATCCCGCACACGGGTTCCCTCATAGACGGTTCCAAAACCGCCTTGGCCCAGCTGTTTGCCGATCTCATACTGGCAGCAATTGATTTCTGTTTAAAGATAAATGCAGCAGACATGAATCACCAAACATTAGCAATACTTccctaaaaaaaaagttttgggtTGTGTTATGTTGGCATTGTGAAAGTAAACTCACCCTCAATGATCACACCGGGATTCTCCACATCCTCCATCTCCTCTTCACACCGACTGTTTGAAGTGTGAAAGATTAAAATGTCCACACCATCATCGATGTCAGACCAAACATCATCTCGATACTGAATGACGTCATCGTTTTGAGAGCGGACGGGAGTCTGGAGGCAGTCTGCAGGATCTTTGTCctgaaatgaacaaaaataaaagtggTGTTTTGTGTCAATATATGATATTGACATATACTGACTTGCCAACTTTCAGATTTCAGAATAAACCAACAACTAACATCAAAACCCTTTGTTTGCCGGGTGCTCCGTACCTGAAACCACTTGTGTTCAAAGATCTTTTCCAGACGAATACGTTTATCTGGATCCTCCTGCAGACAGTCTTCAATCAAACGGCAGCATTCTGTTCAGAAAGATGGAAGAGGCCatcatggattaaagtgaaaaaaattcttctgactgattttttttttcaggccaagtcatatttctttaaccaatagcgttttaaagggagatgttttgaagGCTTTAGCACAAATGCTGCCATTACCACTCGACTCATTGGGTGTTGCTGTGTGTATTTCACCTTCATTTCCAGGTGCCTCGGTGTGTGTTTCTTCAGGTTCTTTATCTAGACGGggctttttaaaaaattgccACATGGATAGCTGTTTGTTTAGCCATGTTTACATGATCATTGAAAGAGAATCTACAGACAGCGATATTGGCGCGCAGCGTAACTGCCGTAACGTAATGTAACTGACATCACGTGAGCaaattcttaataatatttggatattatcattaataaacaaacaattaaaatgttttcatttaatttatacaattcaaatttagaattaaggttaaaaataatatttaataatattaaaaataattttcttggcTCTGACTGGCTCCCGCCCTGACTGGGTCCTAGGCCCGCCCAGGCCCTATAGCTCCGCCCCTGCTGGTAAATTATGTCTTATtagtaaaaaaggaagaaaTCTTAAAATAAGAGCTTTGCTTATTGAGAGCATTGCCTGTACGCCTTCTGCTGTTTCATACTGGAACAGCCTTTTTGATAATCTAAACTGGAAACTGATATGGTCCATGCAACAAAAATATCTTCTctcaaacaaagtcaaagaaatATCCTTTAAACTACCCCATAACATTTACCCTACCAAAACTTTTCTGAGGAAGTAAATTGGATCTGACTTTGACaccaaatgcatttttttgtcaGAATGACACTGAAACACTATTTCACTTTTGGTCGTGCAACTGTATTCAGCAACTTTGGAAACATGTCGGTTCGTTTATTTCAAATActattttgaatgtttttatgagcctaaaaactgttattttgggaTTTTTCGAAGGTGACCAAAATGCTTGTTTTATAATCAACCTAATTCTTTCTCTATGTaaattttatatacataaatgtaaattttctaattgaaaacatatttttgtagtCTTTCTACAAGAGAtaaaacagtatttaaaaacagttttcttCTAATACGAAAGCACAAAGAACTTGTAAAATTTGCACAGCACATAAGCTTTTCAACCTATTTGAATTTTTTGTGTAATTCCCTCTCCctcttctgtttttgtttttatttttgtgtcttttgttttttgtcttgtttgttttgacccatggtaatgttttattttctcttttctctcttttcattAATCTTAGTGTTTCttgatgttatgttatgttgtaacattttttttttataacaaaatgttcaataaagcATTATAAAAATTTTAAAAAAGAAGCGTATTCTGGTATAATATGTTTAGAAATATAAACTGGAATAAAGTTTGGTGTATCAGTGGTAAGTATTGTTTAAATAAGAAGGTGAAAGATACGGTGGTCCACTGGTGCACAACAGAacgacatttaaaaaaacaaatacaagttCACAACACAATGGAAATGGTCCCGACCACGAGGGGGCACTTTCGGCATGAAAAAGCTACGCCATGCGAGGCCTGCTGCGTCATGCCGGGTAGGAGGTGCGCGTTTTGCTGGGTTTTGCTTTAGCAGTTTTTGGTAGCCTGTTTTtgtttaaagcatttaaaaggaaagtgtgCTCAACAGTGGGAAAACGGAATGTCAATGGCCAAAAATCTCATGAACAAATTAGACAATTGTTACACAGCGCTTTTGAATGCTTTATTTTGATTGGCTAGTCGTCATGACATtctaatgtactgtatgttatggGCCTTCACCAGACTTGACGAGCTGTGGAGTTGCTGCGCTGCTGCTGTCTCTCATAGTGAAAATGTCTCTGGGTGGAAGTTCAAGGTCACTAACCTGCCtgaagtttatatattttaaatatgcagtCAATTTTTGTGGTAATGACGAATACTAATGACTCTCGTGTTAGGAACCGTTTACATTGCACGTGCCATTTTGCACGTATCATGTATTTTAACTTGCAAATCAACCCActctgtattctttatttaaatctctgtatttgtcttctttttgttaGGTCGTATAACTCTGGGAATTCCATTATTAAAACCATGTTCTccgtgttttgagctcagtgatGGGTTAAAGCCAGCACAAGCTCTCCTGGATGATTTATCATAGGACATAGTTTGAACCTGGGTCAGCTGACATGATAAATGAACATGATGTCACTAGAGTAACATATTATACAAAAAGTAccttttaaaaagtgtttattgttttcttCTATGGTGCAGTGCAGAACAGAAAATGTTTCGTAAGCAATATCAATAAATACaacaatgcaaataaaaaatagagtAAATATCAGAGAGCAAACgtcaaaatattattaataataagtgaatttaaaacaaaatgtatctaTTTTATAAAGCAATTCTAAATCTAGACTTATAACAACAACTTAAGTTTTTTTAAACCCCAATGCAATCTTACTTATAGCAGTAGAAATATAGTTTTTATgtacataaaatacatattctTGTCATATTCACACATGTGCAAATACAGAGATTCATCTTTGTATCAAACCTTCCAAAAGGAGTGTCTGTCAAATGCGAGTTATATTTCAACATGGAAACCAGAGAGGCAAATGTTTATGGGTTTTTCCTTCATGCTTCTGTAGTTCTACTTttttgatcacgcagaagcctCTTTATAAAACAACAATGGTAAGTACTGTGAGCaggattttaatattttaacatcaGGACATTTGTAAATCTTTCAACTGAGCCGAAGTAAACGTGACTAGTAGATTTAAATTATTGAATATACAAGAAGTATTACAATAGTAGGTAGTgttctagcttttgttgaaactagtaactttgtattagcacctcttgtattattgctccctgaactcattgtaagtcgctttggataaatgactaaatgtaaatgtagtattTATACGGTCATATCAGGGGCTTCATAATGATTGATCTCCCCGCTGGTGTCTTTACTCTCTGATTCAATACTTGAATTGTGATTTTCTGGAGTGTTGTGAGTAGctgtgtttacatacagtagatcCGATCCAGTGGCTGATCAGCAGCGTTGCGCTCATTCACCCGTTCTCCCAAAAAACATCTGCGACAATACAAATGGACTGTGTTTCTGAAATGCATTATTCACATTAGAAAAAAGTTTGCAAaaccaataaaaaaactgaCCTTTTGAGATCAAACCTTCTATACTTGCAGAAGACTCCCAGACAAACAATCAACACAATTATTAAAAGAACAACCAACACacatactgcaattacacccatgagaaaaacaaaaaaggtatGATATCATcattttctgcatttaatttctTACCACAAGGTCCATTAACCACAGGTTTCTTGTGTGTTGGTTTTTTAGATATCAGGCTGTGTGGCTCATCCTGTAATCAGTAACAAACAGTATAATGAAAACGCACCTGATGTGTTGGTTTGACACTTGATTGACACTGGACTGCTTCTCACGTCTCCAGAAAGTGATGTCACAGTGAAGTCATACTGTACAGCTGACGGCACACCATCGATCTGATATCTCGTGACATTCACCTGTTCTGGAATTCCTCTGTTCACCCGAACCTCAAATTCAGATCTCAATCCAAACTGAGCATCCCAATGCAGCGTTATAGCACTCCCCATCCACGAATACTCACAGTTAAGGCCGGTGACTTTTGATGGAGCTGGAAAAAATGTGTATTCAAAGATACTTAACCTGGTTACAAGAGCTCGGAACTTGCCAAATGTGGaggttatatttataatatgacTTACTGGTCCCAGCAGTGAACTCATATCCACGGCTTCTCACACCATTCAAAACCCAGTGGAGAGTGAAGTTGTATTTAGTTCCAGGAGAGGAGATGTTACTGTATACGTGTCTTCATAATAATGATCAAAAAAACCCTCTAAGAAAGGTTCAGTATTGGGACCATAACGATAAATGAAACCGTCATAATTACGGTCATCATTATGTAGGCCCATGTAAGCCTCGATTTCTCCGTATTGTAGAATATAAAAATGTCTGTTTCCCAAGACATGCTTTGTGTCGCTGAACTTCAGCATTATACTTGTATCCTTTTGACGTTGTACAGTCACACCGTCCACATTTTGGGGAGCTGAAATAGAGAACAACAGATTTTGCAGAAGACATCAACAGAAAAGAGGATGACTTGCTGTGCGTACCTCAACGCGGTTTATAAGACCTAAAGGAACTGAAAATCACCTGTAGCTGCATGGAAAAGATATCCATCGCTCATTTCTCTGTTTAATACAGCGCAGAGTATAAAGCGGTGAACCCAACCAGGATGGAGAGAGGAAACCGTATGTCTGACTACAGAAACGTGATCAGACCCACTGATGAAATTGTGTACATTATCAATCAATATCACCAGGACGTAATTGTTGATGTTGTGCACTTTATTCCATTCCATTGTTATTTCATTTTCAGTGCAGTTCAATACAGAGACACTTTCAACATCAGCCACACCTGAGAACAAAATAGAGAGGGAGACGGTATACATTCGACCTCCTGTATGTGCTATATATTCACGCTTATACACattatatatattcatattgatatacagccgcagaaaaaatgaagaccCCATTTTAAATTGATCTTCAGTGTttttgaatttactatttataggtatgtgcttAGGTTAAatgagttttgttttgttctgtgaactactaacagtatttctcccaaaaatgtttttgcatttatttggatttatattactggagaaacaggcgaaaataacattaaagatgctctgcattttttcagacctcaaatgcagcaaagaaaacacattcaaaTTCTCTTTTGGACATGTACATTTGTAGATATATTGATTTTGTTCAGTTTttattgtcatgctgtcagtctttcacattgtttgatgactttatgtcactcctgaggtttgattttgttggaattcaacaggCACTGGACTGGAAcggacacaatacatctagaaatgctgatgaaattAAACTTTGGTCTCTccatttttttctgcggctgacggctgtatatgtatatattttaataagtcACCAGTGACTACTGTGACGTTATATCCACTGCTCCGTACTCCTTCAAACACAGTAAAGAGAGAAAGTGTGCCGTAAATCCCAAATCTCAGGAAAGAAAATCTCTAATTCTCCAAATTTCAGAACATAGTCATATCTGTGATCATAATTCACTGGGCTCCATCTCAGATCTATATATTTACCCCTTTGCCATGTATGCACATATTTAACATTCGATGGGCCTGAAAAACAGAAGTTATAAAAATGATACATCCAGAGCAACAAGAACAATTATTGGAAATGAGAAGAAAGTCACGTTACTGGTTACTGTAGTGAAGTTGTCTCCACTGCTCTGGGCTCCTTCAAACACAGTGAAGACAGTGAATGTGTATTCGGTAccaggagagagagatgaaaccGTGTGTGTCACCACACCACCTAAATATTCTGATGAATTGATATGTTGATCTCCATGACTGCCTCTCAGTATATAACTGCAGTTGCTATTGTCGTCATACCATCCCAAAGTCAACTCGGTCTCCGATCGCGCCACCACAAAAACACCCGGTACGTTTCGGACTATCAGGAAAGAAATACATTTGGCAAGTTACATGTTGACAAAATTTAAACCATGCAAAATGTTATTTAGAATGATTAAGAATATCCATCATTACCTGATACACTCGGCTTGATCTAGAAAAAGAAACGGGACGTCATAATGTACGAATCATTGATTTGACATTGTAATTATAAgtcatttaatatataattgaaTACTGCAACTAACCCGTGTAGAAACCAGAAACAGACACAGCATCATCTGAACTCTCTCCATGATCAGTCCCGTCCACACATGAACAAACGTCAGCCTTTACTGAATTTACCTGTGCAGAACACTGAAAAGACATCTCACGTAATTATTCTGTGGGGGTTGGAGAGGCATGCAAATAcagacacaaaaaatatttggaaaaacagCACTGACGAAAAATTCAAATTGACTGTAACTGTAGCTACTCTTTACCTTAATTGGTAACAGGTCTCCCAACCAGCCGCAGGTTCTGGTTTAGACATGAATCAACACTATAGAAGGATATGGTCtgacacaaaacacagaaacattttAGGACTTTTTTTAGGACGCATACGCGTCTACTTCTTTATATTTTGCTTTCAAAAGTTATAGTCACTTATTTCAGTGGTTTTCAATAGGGGGGCCGCGGCCTACAAGGGGGCCCCAGGGGACTTCCAACGGGGCctcaggatgactaataatttaaaattagacTAAATGAGCATTGAAACAACTAAACaccaagatatttcttattatttgtccattttgtaATTAAACAAACACTTTTCTAGTTAACATCAAGCTCTAAAATaatttattgggtagaaatgtTGAGTTCTTGTGAGCAGGAGGGGATATGAAGGTAAAACGTGCCaaaaagatttgcatgcgcaggataacatttgtaaaagcgtacatgacattgcaagcataaaataaatttgcatgcgcaaaaaagttttgtaaaggtgtaaatcaagctagcgaaagaaaacaagtttgcaGCATtgcatcatttttctttttttttctttttcgtgAGGGTATATAGTAGTAATTCAACACATGTCAGTCAGGTTAATGTTTAAAGAATCGTGTACAAATGAGATATCTATGATCGTCTGGGTGCATgcattaaagtgtctgatgtCTGCTTGACTGGCGCGTTATTGAAGCAATCAGATAAGAGAAAACGATGAGTCATCAGGAACCTCATTTGATCGGTCACAAGAaggtagccccgcctccccCTTCATGCTTGCAAACTCAATTTAGTGAGAGAATCGTGCAAAAAGTGTAAGCGCAGATACAAGCGAGAAGGTACCGTACACATCGGTTTATCGCAAGAAATATTGCGTCTGCGTAGGCAAGATgtttgcaacagatttattttacatacacaaagacaggttctgcgcgatgaatccgttttgcagttcataacaccattgtttttgcacgcacacctctgtttacagactcgcaatgcttttggccgtatttcagcacaaaaaacgtgtcaaaagtgtaagcgtggtcagaagaatacagatcataattatttgacgtaatatgaagttgccgtttcacaacacatgaattacgcaatgctgcaaaacttgttttctttcgcttgcagcttgatttacacctttacaaaacttttttgcgaatgcaaatttattttatgcttgcaatatcacgtacgcttttacaaatgttatcctgcCCATGCAAATCCTTTTGGTACGATTTGACCTTCATAAGGGGagcctttgaatattgttgaatacaatggggggccaaccaaaaaggttgagaacccctgactTATTTCAATCTGTGTGAATTTTCCACATTTTACATTAATAGGAAACTCATCTAAactgaaataacacaaatgggATTTTGGCAGTTGTGACTAAAGAgaattcaaatcaaatcaaaacattatactttatattttagcatcaaGTAAAGTGTCCTTTTTTCGAGCTTCTTTAGTTCTCATcatgagatgctttttaaatagTGTTGAACAAGTTCACATCTAAACTTCTATTGgctgtttgttctttatttactCAAGTCATCCatttatcaaaaaaaaaaaaaactggtccTTCCATTCACACGTTAATAAACAATCTCAGACCCAGTTCGTATGTTCTTAACAGTTAAAAATTAACGTTGTTCTACTGCACACAGTGTCTCTCTGtagtaaactaaaaaaaaaagcatGCTACAAAGGAtggcatagaagaaccatttccCGGAAGTTTCTTACTtctttataatctaaagaaccttttttcactacaaagaacattttgtggcattgtgaagcactaTTTCTTTCAGTCATCAAATCAAAGCAAAAGCATCACATTAACCACTTAGGCCCCATTTTAATAGAAATGATGTGAAGGGTTTTTTTGCGGGATGCTTAAAAAGTAACGAGATCTGcgaaataatatttataagaCTTTTTGTTTATAGAAAACGTTTTAATAAACCATTTTTAAAGCCATTTTTACTGCCTTCATGTAAAGTTACAAACCGAGTCTTGCTACATTATTGTGAAGTAACAACATTGTATGTTGTGCACATTACTTCCAACCTGATGCTGACATAAGCACCGATTTTACCGTGTACCAAGTTTTACAATTGACCTTTTTTAAATTGTTCtcataaaatcacatttaaacaaaaatggtCAGACTTCCTCAAATACTACCCAGAATGGTCCCTTACCTAGTTTCCAAATCTACCTTTTTTTAACGTGATGctattttcataaataaaaataaaatgttcaaaGTGTTCAGAGAAACTGTCAAGTTCAACCACATATTACCTAAAATGCAAAATGTCTTCAGAGAAACACTGTACTTGAAAATAACACATACAATCACTATAACAGGCTGAACAATGTCATTCTATTCTAATCAGAGCAGAAAACTTCTGAGATGAGATAACTCTGCCTAAGAAAGTCTGACTCTATATGAACTCTCTATGGAATCCCAACGTTTTGAATGAGACCTTggctgtgtttttattgttacagCTGTTGAGGGTGTTTTGTGGTCCACTAGCATCCTACAAAACAGCCTTTAGTAACATGGAAGTGCCCGAGCGCTTTAATATGACAAAAACAGGTTTTGTTTTGCAATACCCTTAAAGTCAATGCAATTGTCTGAGCATTAAAAAAACTTGCAATGCTAAAATCTTGTGATTCGTAGTTCAAAATTTTACATGACAGCACGCAGGAGAACGCAAACATAACTATTCTTAAATAACACATATATTGAAACAGAAATCAAGTACGTGCACTGTACCTTATTAAATTACACTGTTCATTTGAAGAAAACACATCAAGAAAGCCTTCAGTCTTCACGGCAGAACTTTGTAAACCATTAAAGACTTGTGATGCACATTTGGCAACTAAATGAATCTTGTACAGTAGGGCCAGTATCTTTGATCTATCATCCAGACCAAACTAACATTTCCTGGAAACTACAAACACAACGCTAGAGTGCCACTATCAAAATCCGATCCATATATGCTGCAGTGCATGTGGATGACAAAATACACGGAAGATTGTTTTAAGGTCTTTGTATGCTGCCATAGCAGGTGTAAGTTGAACAAAAAACTGGAGGAATGGTGCGGGTGAGGTTGCGAGATAAGACCGGCCCACTTATACTTCTGCGGGATGCTCTGTGGCTCTCAAATTTAGGGTGGGCAGAAGTCTGCAAAGTACGGGTGCTGTAGGGCCTCCTCTGCTGAGATCCGCTGTACTggattacattttaaaagattctgcaaacacagaataaaaacagcTAGAGCACGCCAAACATAAAACCCAACAGCAGGAAAAGCACTTCATGCTTGTACCTGTAGCAGGTCTCTGCCGGTGCTGCTCAGCTTCGGGACAACATTTACAAGTGATGTTGTGGCGGGGTACATTGGATACGGCTATAAAATCATTTACATAAAAGAAAGAGGAGGGAAAGTACAGTAAACAAACATATGAGTGTCACAAAATAAGGTTTGCAGTGCAAGCAACTGTGGATTCTTTATTCAAGGTTTTTCAAGGAGAAATTACATTTCCCTTGATCACACGAGTCACCCCTTTAAAGGCACATATAAGGCTTTTTTTTACTAGCGTCTCATTTTATAATCATCTTGCACATTCTTTTAAGAACTCTCAAGCCTACATTTAGTCAAACGACAGACATAATGTACCTTATAATCTGGAAGTTTATTCATAGTTTGCCACTGTTCTTCTGTCGGCGTTCCCAATAACGTGTCAAAATATTAAGGAAAAAGTCAACCTACACAGTGAACCACGTAGAAAAACAACTGATGCACCAAATACCAACTCAGAATCCATCAAAGCCGTG comes from Triplophysa rosa linkage group LG23, Trosa_1v2, whole genome shotgun sequence and encodes:
- the LOC130547006 gene encoding uncharacterized protein LOC130547006, giving the protein MERVQMMLCLFLVSTRIKPSVSVRNVPGVFVVARSETELTLGWYDDNSNCSYILRGSHGDQHINSSEYLGGVVTHTVSSLSPGTEYTFTVFTVFEGAQSSGDNFTTVTSPSNVKYVHTWQRGVRSSGYNVTVVTGVADVESVSVLNCTENEITMEWNKVHNINNYVLVILIDNVHNFISGSDHVSVVRHTVSSLHPGWVHRFILCAVLNREMSDGYLFHAATAPQNVDGVTVQRQKDTSIMLKFSDTKHVLGNRHFYILQYGEIEAYMGLHNDDRNYDGFIYRYGPNTEPFLEGFFDHYYEDTYTVTSPLLELNTTSLSTGF